A genomic window from Algoriphagus sp. Y33 includes:
- a CDS encoding tetratricopeptide repeat-containing sensor histidine kinase, whose protein sequence is MIPHLLVWILPFVLPIQHSQSDSLKMIVEQTDDDSIKASSLLALSKLYYTFDQDTAILYGQEAKALAKKLGYKKIEANCLNIIGVANLIKADFENALSAHLEALSIRETIQDSVGMIESTMNLGNIHYRLRELEKAVVQYQKSLKLAQKINHERAMSLLYNNLGSYYLDRWQSWNEEDDFNMTKEYLEKSKAIKEKLQDKRGLINTLIQLGEIYYESGEKQKGILLLTRSLEIAEELNDTEGKLSSLGTLSNYHRDDNSLPKALAYASRAYEIAQATHSNYQINIAASRMSHLSAETQDYKNAFEYMLIKEASKDSIFNESRQKIRDELQIQYESEKKELENQKLTKDRELAELAIQRKNELLIIAIAVGLFLIVLVWYQRKINQKLRAAHSELEQVNAKVQSQNRHIQLQATELNTTNLALKKANKFRDKLFSIISHDLRTPFSSLNNSLDLWQSGELSQKEMDYILSNIATDTRTTSILLSNLLTWARTQMSSDQIDKTEFSLAELVSENQDLFAKQLEQKNIQLKNHIPPCLKISNDRERLSFIIRNILSNSIKFTPAGGTITVKTDPVNTNTILIEDSGIGMSQAQIDNLFNKKQYSTAGTNGEQGTGIGLMLCKDFADSIGANISVSSQSGVSTTFKVELGR, encoded by the coding sequence ATGATTCCACACTTACTGGTATGGATATTACCATTCGTATTGCCAATTCAACATTCCCAATCTGATAGTCTGAAGATGATTGTTGAGCAGACGGACGATGATTCGATCAAAGCGTCAAGTCTTTTGGCTCTTAGCAAGCTCTATTATACCTTCGATCAGGATACGGCAATTCTGTACGGGCAAGAGGCTAAAGCACTTGCAAAAAAACTTGGTTACAAAAAGATTGAGGCCAATTGCCTAAATATAATAGGTGTAGCCAATCTGATAAAGGCTGACTTCGAAAATGCATTGAGCGCACATTTAGAAGCGCTTAGCATTCGGGAAACCATTCAGGATAGTGTAGGTATGATCGAATCCACCATGAACCTTGGCAACATTCACTATAGGCTTAGGGAGCTTGAAAAAGCGGTCGTACAATATCAGAAATCACTAAAATTAGCTCAAAAAATCAACCATGAACGGGCTATGAGCTTACTTTATAACAATCTTGGGAGCTATTACCTAGATCGATGGCAGTCATGGAATGAAGAGGATGACTTCAATATGACGAAGGAATACTTAGAGAAATCGAAAGCTATCAAGGAAAAACTTCAGGATAAGCGCGGCCTTATCAACACCCTGATTCAGCTGGGGGAAATATATTATGAATCGGGAGAGAAACAGAAAGGTATCCTACTGCTGACTAGGTCACTGGAAATTGCCGAGGAGCTGAATGATACTGAAGGCAAGCTTTCCTCTCTTGGAACGCTTTCTAATTACCATAGAGATGACAACTCACTTCCCAAAGCCTTAGCATATGCCTCTCGCGCATATGAGATAGCCCAAGCCACACATTCAAACTATCAGATCAATATAGCCGCAAGCAGAATGTCTCATTTGTCTGCTGAAACTCAAGATTACAAAAATGCCTTTGAATATATGCTCATCAAGGAAGCCAGTAAAGATTCCATTTTCAATGAATCCAGACAAAAAATCCGTGATGAATTGCAAATCCAATATGAAAGTGAAAAAAAGGAACTTGAAAATCAGAAACTAACTAAAGATAGGGAGCTGGCAGAACTCGCTATTCAGCGGAAAAACGAATTGTTGATCATTGCTATAGCAGTAGGCCTATTTTTGATCGTACTGGTGTGGTACCAGCGAAAGATCAACCAAAAACTCCGCGCCGCCCATTCAGAATTAGAACAGGTGAATGCAAAAGTACAGTCCCAAAACCGGCATATACAGTTGCAAGCAACAGAACTAAACACAACTAACCTTGCCCTCAAAAAAGCAAATAAATTCCGTGACAAGCTATTCTCTATTATTTCGCATGACCTGCGGACACCTTTTTCATCGCTAAACAATTCTCTCGATCTCTGGCAATCCGGGGAACTCAGTCAGAAAGAGATGGACTATATTCTGTCCAATATTGCTACAGACACCCGAACAACCTCAATCCTATTATCAAATTTGCTTACCTGGGCTAGGACTCAAATGAGTTCTGACCAGATAGATAAGACTGAATTCTCACTCGCAGAGCTTGTTTCTGAAAATCAGGACCTATTTGCCAAGCAACTTGAACAAAAAAACATACAATTGAAAAACCATATCCCTCCCTGCCTTAAAATTTCCAATGACAGAGAAAGACTGAGTTTTATCATTCGGAATATTCTTTCCAATTCTATCAAATTCACTCCCGCAGGCGGGACAATAACCGTAAAAACAGATCCTGTTAATACCAATACCATCCTGATCGAAGACAGTGGAATAGGGATGAGTCAAGCTCAGATCGATAATCTATTCAATAAAAAGCAGTATTCAACGGCTGGAACAAACGGAGAGCAGGGAACGGGAATAGGACTAATGCTCTGTAAGGATTTTGCAGACAGCATAGGAGCAAATATTTCTGTAAGCAGCCAGTCAGGAGTAAGTACTACTTTTAAGGTGGAACTGGGAAGATAA
- a CDS encoding head GIN domain-containing protein → MTFSKITAFVLLLFLLGTVVQAQTETRLPGSFRAIESSGSWDVFITLGSKDEVKLVSQGFDLNKVITEVKNGKLEISLERGNHRNVNFEAYITVRELESIGSGGSGNMTLESNISSDKFNIGHSGSGKVKVKMLNVGSLNVGMSGSGNLYVEGGSADKVNIGQSGSGDFDGLDLMANSVKVGKSGSGDTSISASENLTVGSSGSGNVYYKGNPSNKKISSSGSGKVIKK, encoded by the coding sequence ATGACCTTCTCGAAAATTACAGCCTTTGTCCTTCTCCTTTTCTTATTGGGCACGGTAGTGCAAGCGCAAACTGAAACCCGCTTGCCGGGATCATTCCGGGCAATTGAATCTAGCGGAAGCTGGGATGTCTTTATTACGCTTGGATCTAAAGATGAAGTAAAGCTGGTGTCTCAAGGCTTCGACTTGAATAAGGTGATCACTGAAGTGAAAAACGGAAAACTTGAAATCTCACTGGAAAGAGGGAATCACAGAAATGTCAATTTTGAAGCTTATATAACTGTGCGTGAACTGGAAAGTATAGGTTCCGGCGGTTCTGGAAATATGACGTTGGAATCAAATATTAGCTCAGACAAATTTAATATAGGACATTCCGGAAGTGGAAAAGTGAAGGTGAAAATGTTAAATGTTGGATCATTGAATGTAGGAATGAGCGGATCGGGGAATCTGTATGTAGAAGGAGGAAGTGCCGATAAAGTCAATATTGGTCAGTCAGGATCAGGAGATTTCGATGGGCTGGACTTGATGGCCAATTCAGTGAAAGTGGGAAAATCAGGTTCAGGAGATACATCCATAAGTGCAAGTGAGAACCTTACCGTCGGATCTTCAGGGTCGGGTAATGTCTACTACAAGGGAAATCCAAGCAATAAAAAAATCTCAAGTTCCGGTTCAGGTAAAGTCATTAAGAAGTAG